In one Pseudomonas marginalis genomic region, the following are encoded:
- the tauB gene encoding taurine ABC transporter ATP-binding subunit translates to MALLQLERISAQYPGATEPVLSDISLDLGPQQLLVALGPSGSGKTSLLNLIAGFVEPSAGRITLDGVPVKGPSAERGVVFQDDALLPWQDVLANVGFGLELAGVPKAQREVRAREMLALVDLAGFDNRRIWQLSGGQKQRVGLARALAADPRVLLMDEPFGALDAFTREQMQELLLQVWRRTAKPVFLITHDIEEAVFLATDLILLAPNPGQIVERLHLDFGQRYAAGESARAIKSDPRFIETREHVLGKVFSQRQVSA, encoded by the coding sequence ATGGCCTTGCTACAACTGGAGCGCATCAGCGCACAGTACCCAGGCGCCACAGAACCGGTACTGTCTGACATTTCACTCGACCTGGGGCCCCAGCAATTGCTGGTGGCCCTCGGCCCGTCCGGCAGTGGCAAGACTTCGCTGTTGAACCTGATTGCCGGCTTTGTCGAGCCTTCTGCCGGGCGCATCACCCTCGATGGCGTACCGGTCAAAGGCCCCAGCGCCGAACGCGGCGTGGTGTTCCAGGACGACGCGCTGTTGCCCTGGCAGGACGTGCTGGCCAACGTCGGTTTCGGCCTGGAACTGGCCGGCGTGCCCAAGGCGCAGCGCGAAGTGCGCGCCCGGGAAATGCTCGCGCTGGTGGACCTCGCCGGCTTCGACAATCGCCGCATCTGGCAACTCTCCGGCGGCCAGAAGCAACGCGTCGGCCTGGCCCGCGCCCTGGCCGCCGACCCGCGCGTGCTGCTGATGGACGAACCCTTCGGCGCCCTCGATGCCTTCACCCGTGAGCAGATGCAGGAACTGTTGCTGCAAGTCTGGCGGCGCACGGCCAAGCCGGTGTTCCTGATTACCCATGACATCGAAGAAGCGGTGTTCCTCGCCACCGACCTGATCCTGCTGGCGCCCAACCCGGGCCAGATCGTCGAACGCCTGCACCTGGACTTCGGCCAGCGCTACGCGGCCGGTGAGTCGGCGCGGGCGATCAAGTCCGACCCGCGCTTTATCGAAACCCGCGAACACGTGCTGGGCAAAGTGTTCTCGCAACGGCAGGTGTCCGCATGA
- the tauA gene encoding taurine ABC transporter substrate-binding protein → MKLLTPLRLMAALSLAGASLFAQAADVTIAYQTTVDPAKVAQADGAYEKATNAKIDWRKFDNGADIIAAIASGDVQIGYLGSSPLTAAITRKVPVETFLVATQIGGAEALVARNGSGINGPQDLIGKKIAVPFVSTGHYSLLAALKHWNIDPSKVTILNLAPPAIIAAWKRGDIDATYVWDPALGVAKENGKVLITSGELAKFGAPTFDAWIVRKDFAQKHPEIVTAFAKVTLDAYAAYRKDPQAWLADTGNVDKLVKLSGAKASDIPLLLQGNVYPLAADQVTLLGAPTTKAVTDTAAFLKEQGKVDAVLPDYAPYVSAKFITN, encoded by the coding sequence TTGAAACTGTTAACCCCTCTGCGCCTCATGGCCGCGTTGTCCCTGGCCGGTGCCAGCCTGTTTGCCCAGGCGGCGGATGTAACCATCGCTTACCAGACCACCGTAGACCCGGCCAAAGTTGCCCAGGCCGACGGTGCGTACGAAAAAGCCACTAACGCCAAGATCGACTGGCGCAAATTCGACAATGGTGCCGACATCATCGCCGCCATCGCCTCCGGCGACGTGCAGATCGGCTACCTCGGTTCCAGCCCACTGACCGCTGCGATCACCCGCAAGGTGCCGGTGGAAACTTTCCTGGTTGCCACCCAGATCGGCGGTGCCGAAGCCCTGGTGGCGCGCAACGGTTCCGGGATCAACGGCCCCCAGGACCTGATCGGCAAGAAAATCGCCGTGCCCTTCGTGTCCACCGGCCACTACAGCCTGCTGGCCGCGCTGAAGCACTGGAACATCGACCCGTCGAAAGTGACCATCCTCAACCTCGCACCGCCGGCGATCATCGCGGCCTGGAAGCGCGGTGACATCGACGCTACCTACGTATGGGACCCGGCCCTGGGCGTGGCCAAGGAAAACGGCAAGGTGCTGATCACCTCCGGCGAGCTGGCCAAGTTCGGCGCGCCGACCTTCGATGCCTGGATCGTGCGCAAGGACTTCGCGCAGAAGCACCCGGAAATCGTCACCGCCTTCGCCAAAGTCACCCTGGATGCCTACGCCGCCTACCGCAAAGACCCACAAGCCTGGCTCGCCGACACAGGCAACGTCGACAAACTGGTGAAACTCTCCGGCGCCAAGGCCAGCGACATCCCGCTGCTGCTGCAAGGCAACGTCTACCCGCTGGCCGCTGACCAGGTGACCCTGCTGGGCGCACCAACCACCAAGGCCGTGACCGATACCGCTGCGTTCCTCAAGGAGCAAGGCAAGGTCGACGCCGTGCTGCCGGACTACGCCCCTTACGTCAGCGCCAAGTTCATCACTAACTGA
- a CDS encoding integrase core domain-containing protein, which produces MPWNQESPMNQRIKLVADWLSGNFTKSQLARRFDVSRPTVDKWIARHDGDLRSLSELSRRPHNSPNKTDDEILARVVAMKEAHDKWGPKKLLELLRLEDPSVTWPSPSTAGQWLDRLGLVKKRRFKRRHSISHAQMRKADEPNKTWCADYKGQFKMLNAQMCFPLTVTDHASRLILACRAHPKIMTQPVKQAFERLFQEYGMPEVIRSDNGVPFASPGLARISTLAVWWIRLGIYPERTMPGRPAQNGRHERMHRSLKLELPLGKNLVEQQLLLEHFRHEFNYVRPHEALGMKRPGDLYVPSTRIYPGCLPDVEYPAEMKVRSVRQDGSIKWNGKLVFISEALSGERIGLKEAEDEAWDLYLCDYPLGRLGRGMTRVQASNV; this is translated from the coding sequence ATGCCCTGGAACCAAGAGTCCCCCATGAATCAAAGAATCAAGCTGGTAGCTGATTGGCTTTCTGGCAACTTCACCAAAAGCCAGTTGGCACGCCGCTTTGACGTTAGCCGACCTACCGTCGATAAGTGGATTGCCCGGCACGACGGCGATTTGAGGTCTTTATCCGAACTGTCCCGGCGACCTCACAACAGCCCAAATAAAACCGACGACGAGATTTTGGCCCGTGTAGTCGCGATGAAGGAGGCTCACGATAAATGGGGGCCGAAAAAGCTTCTCGAGCTATTACGGCTGGAAGATCCCTCCGTCACCTGGCCCTCTCCAAGTACGGCCGGTCAATGGCTTGACCGACTTGGGCTCGTCAAAAAGCGGCGCTTCAAACGCCGACACAGCATTTCCCACGCACAAATGCGAAAGGCCGACGAACCTAACAAGACGTGGTGTGCTGACTACAAAGGGCAGTTCAAGATGCTTAATGCTCAGATGTGCTTCCCTTTGACCGTCACAGACCATGCGTCGCGGCTGATTTTAGCGTGCAGGGCCCATCCCAAGATCATGACCCAGCCTGTAAAACAGGCCTTTGAGAGGCTTTTTCAGGAGTACGGCATGCCGGAAGTTATCCGTTCGGACAACGGGGTACCGTTCGCCTCTCCTGGCCTGGCAAGAATATCCACACTGGCAGTTTGGTGGATTCGGCTGGGTATTTATCCCGAGCGAACCATGCCGGGAAGACCCGCCCAGAATGGTCGCCATGAACGAATGCACCGTAGCTTGAAACTTGAGTTGCCCTTAGGGAAAAACTTAGTCGAGCAGCAGCTTTTGCTGGAGCATTTCAGGCATGAGTTTAATTACGTACGCCCTCACGAAGCGCTCGGCATGAAACGTCCAGGAGACTTGTATGTGCCGTCCACCCGAATTTATCCAGGATGCTTGCCCGATGTGGAATATCCGGCAGAAATGAAAGTTCGAAGCGTCAGGCAGGACGGATCGATCAAGTGGAACGGCAAGTTGGTATTTATCAGCGAGGCGCTGTCCGGGGAAAGGATAGGGCTCAAAGAAGCTGAAGATGAAGCTTGGGATTTGTACCTGTGTGATTATCCCTTGGGGAGGCTTGGACGAGGTATGACCCGCGTCCAGGCCTCAAATGTGTAA
- the gshA gene encoding glutamate--cysteine ligase has product MSELLNRRLALLGKREHLSLLEQCLHGIERECLRVTGEGRLAQTPHPEALGAALTHEQITTDYSESLLEFITPALPNPADTLSSLDKIHRFAYTKLGSEYLWSPSMPCPLPAEEDIPIAYYGTSNIGQLKYVYRKGLALRYGKTMQCIAGIHYNFSLPEQLWPLLKETEGFVGTDRDYQSTAYIALIRNFRRYSWLLMYLFGASPALDAGFLRGRSHQLEVLDADTLYLPYATSLRMSDLGYQSNAQAGLTPCYNDLASYTDSLREAVATPYAPYVEVGTHKDGEWVQLNTNILQIENEYYSNIRPKRVTYTGERPIQALMARGIQYIEVRCLDINPFLPMGIDLPESRFLDAFLLYCALNDSPLFADNECGNATSNFLSVVKEGRRPGLQLQRKGQAVDMKEWATELLEKIAPLAALLDESHGITEHSQALDAQLAKVKDPSLTPSAQVLAAMAERKESFAQFSLHQSEVHAEYFRREPLPAEEQARFEELARTSLAQQAELEQNEVGDFDVFVGSYQASILAISN; this is encoded by the coding sequence TTGAGCGAACTTCTCAACCGCCGCCTGGCCCTGCTCGGCAAGCGCGAACACCTCTCCCTGCTAGAGCAGTGCTTGCACGGCATCGAGCGTGAATGCCTACGTGTCACCGGTGAGGGTCGCCTGGCACAAACGCCGCACCCCGAAGCCCTGGGCGCCGCGTTGACCCATGAACAGATCACCACCGACTACTCGGAATCGCTGCTGGAGTTCATTACCCCGGCCCTGCCCAACCCGGCCGACACCCTGAGCAGCCTGGACAAGATCCATCGTTTTGCCTACACCAAGCTCGGCAGTGAATACCTGTGGAGCCCCTCGATGCCGTGCCCGTTGCCGGCCGAGGAAGACATTCCGATTGCCTACTACGGCACCTCCAATATCGGACAGCTCAAGTACGTGTACCGCAAGGGCCTGGCCCTGCGTTACGGCAAGACCATGCAGTGCATCGCCGGCATCCACTACAACTTTTCCCTGCCAGAACAGCTATGGCCGCTGCTCAAGGAGACTGAAGGCTTTGTCGGCACCGACCGCGACTATCAGTCCACGGCCTATATCGCGCTGATCCGCAACTTCCGCCGCTACAGCTGGCTGCTGATGTACCTGTTCGGCGCCTCGCCGGCCCTGGACGCGGGTTTCCTGCGCGGTCGCTCGCACCAATTGGAAGTGCTCGACGCCGACACCCTGTACCTGCCGTACGCCACCAGCCTGCGCATGAGCGACCTGGGTTACCAGAGCAACGCCCAGGCCGGCCTGACGCCGTGCTACAACGACCTGGCCAGCTACACCGACAGCCTGCGCGAAGCGGTGGCAACGCCCTACGCGCCCTATGTCGAAGTCGGCACCCACAAGGACGGTGAGTGGGTACAGCTCAACACCAACATCCTGCAGATCGAAAACGAGTACTACTCCAACATCCGCCCCAAGCGCGTGACCTACACCGGCGAGCGGCCGATCCAGGCGCTGATGGCCCGTGGCATCCAGTACATCGAAGTGCGCTGCCTGGACATCAACCCGTTCCTGCCGATGGGCATCGACCTGCCGGAGTCGCGTTTCCTCGATGCATTCCTGCTGTACTGCGCGCTGAACGACAGCCCGCTGTTCGCCGACAACGAGTGCGGCAACGCCACGTCCAACTTCCTCAGCGTGGTCAAGGAAGGCCGGCGCCCGGGCCTGCAATTGCAGCGCAAGGGCCAGGCCGTGGACATGAAGGAATGGGCCACCGAGCTTCTGGAGAAGATTGCCCCGCTGGCTGCGCTGCTGGATGAAAGCCACGGCATCACCGAACACAGCCAGGCACTGGACGCCCAACTGGCCAAGGTCAAGGACCCGTCCCTGACCCCTTCGGCGCAGGTACTGGCGGCGATGGCCGAGCGCAAAGAGAGTTTCGCGCAGTTCTCCCTGCATCAGAGCGAGGTGCACGCCGAGTACTTCCGCCGCGAGCCGTTGCCCGCAGAAGAGCAGGCACGCTTTGAAGAGCTGGCGCGCACGTCGCTGGCGCAGCAAGCGGAACTGGAGCAGAACGAAGTGGGCGATTTTGATGTGTTTGTCGGCTCGTACCAGGCGAGCATTCTGGCGATCAGTAACTAA
- a CDS encoding PaaI family thioesterase, with protein sequence MEIPAGLTQSAFSELIGCRLQRLEEGVAEVALTLEPHLRNRAGKLHGGAIFSLVDITMGLACSSAHGFDQQSATIECKINYIRAVEDGDVLCTSRVIHAGRRTLVVEADVYQDERLVAKAQGTFAVL encoded by the coding sequence ATGGAAATCCCCGCCGGTTTGACCCAGAGCGCGTTCAGCGAACTGATCGGCTGCCGCCTGCAACGCCTCGAAGAAGGCGTTGCCGAAGTGGCCCTGACCCTGGAGCCGCACCTGCGCAACCGCGCGGGCAAGCTCCATGGCGGGGCGATTTTCAGCCTGGTGGACATCACCATGGGGCTGGCCTGCTCCAGCGCCCATGGGTTTGACCAGCAGAGCGCGACCATCGAATGCAAGATCAACTACATCCGCGCCGTGGAAGACGGTGACGTGCTGTGTACCAGCCGCGTGATTCACGCCGGTCGGCGCACGCTGGTGGTCGAAGCCGATGTGTATCAGGACGAAAGACTTGTCGCAAAAGCACAGGGCACGTTCGCTGTCCTATAG
- a CDS encoding Tex family protein, which yields MDSINSRIAEELGVRPQQVEAAVALLDEGSTVPFIARYRKEVTGSLDDIQLRHLEERLRYLRELDERRISILASIEEQGKLTPQLERDIKLADTKTRLEDLYLPYKQKRRTKGQIALEAGLGELADGLFNDPTLTPDTEAARFVNAEKGVADVKAALEGAKYILMERFAEDANLLEKLRNYLKQEATLSARVIAGKEEEGAKFRDYFEHDEPLKSMPSHRALAIFRGRNEGILSSALKVGDELPGTMHPCEGMIGQQFGIQNQNRPADKWLGEVVRWTWKVKLYTHLETDLLGELRDGAETEAINVFAHNLHDLLLAAPAGPRATLGLDPGLRTGCKVAVVDATGKLLDHATVYPHVPHNKWDQTLAILAALCAKHAVDLIAIGNGTASRETDKLAAELIKKYPAMKMTKVMVSEAGASVYSASELASKEFPDLDVSIRGAVSIARRLQDPLAELVKIDPKSIGVGQYQHDVSQLKLARGLDAVVEDCVNAVGVDVNTASVALLARISGLNATLAQNIVTHRDENGAFKTRAALKKVARLGEKTFEQAAGFLRVMNGDNPLDSSAVHPEAYPLVQRIAAETDRDIRSLIGDAAFLKRLDPKKYTDETFGVPTITDILQELEKPGRDPRPEFKTAEFQDGVEDLKDLQLGMILEGVVTNVTNFGAFVDIGVHQDGLVHISALSEKFIKDPREAVKAGDVVKVKVMEVDIPRKRVGLSMRMSDTPGEKIDGARGARPGSAPRQSQNRSENSQPRKETATAAPSNNAMASLFANAKQLKKR from the coding sequence ATGGACAGCATCAACAGCCGCATCGCCGAAGAACTCGGCGTACGCCCACAACAGGTCGAAGCGGCCGTCGCTCTACTGGATGAAGGCTCCACGGTGCCCTTCATCGCCCGTTACCGGAAAGAAGTGACCGGCAGCCTCGACGACATCCAGCTGCGGCACCTTGAAGAACGCCTGCGCTACCTGCGAGAACTCGACGAACGGCGTATCAGCATCCTCGCCAGCATCGAGGAGCAGGGCAAGCTGACGCCTCAGCTTGAACGCGACATCAAGCTCGCCGACACCAAGACCCGCCTCGAAGACCTTTACCTGCCGTACAAACAGAAGCGCCGCACCAAGGGCCAGATCGCCCTGGAAGCCGGCCTGGGCGAACTGGCCGACGGCCTGTTCAACGACCCCACGCTGACCCCGGACACCGAAGCCGCGCGCTTCGTCAACGCAGAGAAAGGCGTTGCCGACGTCAAGGCCGCCCTCGAAGGCGCCAAGTACATCCTGATGGAACGCTTCGCCGAAGACGCCAACCTGCTGGAAAAACTGCGCAACTACCTGAAACAGGAAGCCACCCTCAGCGCCCGCGTCATCGCCGGCAAAGAGGAAGAAGGCGCCAAGTTCCGCGACTACTTCGAACACGACGAACCGCTGAAAAGCATGCCGTCCCACCGTGCGCTGGCGATTTTCCGTGGCCGCAACGAAGGCATTCTCAGCTCCGCGCTGAAAGTCGGCGACGAACTGCCGGGCACCATGCACCCGTGCGAGGGCATGATCGGCCAACAATTCGGCATCCAGAATCAGAATCGTCCTGCGGACAAGTGGCTCGGTGAAGTCGTGCGCTGGACCTGGAAGGTCAAGCTCTACACCCACCTGGAAACCGACCTGCTCGGCGAGTTGCGCGACGGCGCAGAAACCGAGGCGATCAACGTCTTCGCCCACAACCTGCACGACCTGCTGCTGGCCGCACCGGCCGGCCCGCGCGCCACCCTGGGCCTCGACCCGGGCCTGCGCACCGGCTGCAAGGTCGCCGTGGTCGATGCCACCGGCAAGCTGCTGGACCACGCCACCGTGTACCCACACGTGCCGCACAACAAGTGGGACCAGACCCTCGCCATCCTGGCCGCCCTGTGCGCCAAGCATGCGGTGGACCTGATCGCCATCGGCAACGGCACTGCCAGCCGTGAAACCGACAAGCTGGCCGCCGAACTGATCAAAAAATACCCAGCCATGAAGATGACCAAGGTGATGGTCTCCGAAGCCGGTGCTTCGGTGTACTCGGCGTCGGAACTGGCCTCCAAGGAATTCCCGGACCTCGACGTGTCGATCCGTGGCGCGGTGTCCATCGCCCGTCGCCTGCAGGATCCGCTGGCAGAGCTGGTGAAAATCGATCCTAAATCCATCGGTGTCGGCCAGTACCAGCACGACGTGTCACAGCTGAAACTGGCACGCGGCCTGGATGCGGTGGTGGAAGACTGCGTAAACGCCGTGGGCGTGGACGTGAACACCGCCTCCGTGGCGCTGCTGGCGCGTATCTCCGGCCTCAATGCCACCCTGGCGCAGAACATCGTCACTCACCGCGACGAAAACGGTGCGTTCAAAACCCGTGCCGCGCTGAAAAAAGTCGCCCGCCTGGGTGAAAAAACTTTCGAGCAAGCCGCCGGTTTCCTGCGCGTAATGAACGGCGACAACCCGCTGGATTCGTCCGCCGTTCACCCGGAAGCCTATCCGTTGGTGCAACGTATCGCCGCCGAGACCGACCGCGACATCCGCTCGTTGATCGGCGACGCCGCGTTCCTCAAGCGCCTGGACCCAAAGAAGTACACCGACGAAACCTTCGGCGTGCCGACCATCACCGACATCCTGCAAGAGCTGGAAAAACCTGGCCGCGACCCGCGTCCCGAGTTCAAGACCGCCGAGTTCCAGGACGGCGTCGAAGACCTCAAGGACCTGCAACTGGGCATGATCCTCGAAGGCGTGGTCACCAACGTGACCAACTTCGGCGCGTTTGTGGACATCGGCGTGCATCAGGACGGTTTGGTGCACATCTCTGCGCTTTCGGAGAAGTTCATCAAGGATCCGCGCGAAGCCGTGAAGGCCGGTGATGTGGTCAAGGTCAAGGTCATGGAAGTCGACATCCCGCGCAAACGCGTTGGCCTGTCGATGCGCATGAGCGATACCCCAGGGGAAAAAATCGACGGCGCCCGTGGTGCACGTCCGGGCTCGGCACCGCGCCAGTCGCAGAACCGCTCCGAAAACAGTCAACCGCGCAAGGAAACCGCCACCGCAGCGCCAAGCAACAACGCCATGGCCTCGCTGTTCGCCAACGCCAAGCAGTTGAAGAAACGCTGA
- the ompR gene encoding two-component system response regulator OmpR: MSSTAQTAEGEKILIVDDDPGLSSLLERFFNSKGYRARAVPNTEQMDRLLGREVFNLVVLDLMLPGEDGLTACKRLRGANNQIPIIMLTAKGDELSRIKGLELGADDYLAKPFNPDELMARVKAVLRRQAPPVPGAPGSEDESVTFGDYELSLATRELKRGDEVHMLTTGEFAVLKALVMNARQPLTRDKLMNLARGREWDALERSIDVQISRLRRMIEPDPSKPRYIQTVWGVGYVFVPDGTATK, from the coding sequence ATGAGCAGCACTGCACAAACTGCTGAAGGCGAAAAAATTCTCATCGTTGATGACGATCCGGGGCTGAGCAGCCTGCTGGAGCGTTTCTTCAACTCCAAGGGCTACCGTGCCCGCGCGGTGCCGAACACCGAGCAGATGGACCGTCTCCTGGGGCGTGAAGTATTCAACCTGGTCGTACTCGACCTGATGCTGCCCGGCGAAGACGGCCTCACCGCCTGCAAGCGCCTGCGCGGCGCGAACAACCAGATTCCAATCATCATGCTGACCGCCAAGGGCGATGAGCTGAGCCGCATCAAGGGTCTCGAGCTGGGCGCCGATGACTACCTTGCCAAGCCTTTCAACCCTGACGAGTTGATGGCGCGGGTCAAAGCCGTGCTGCGTCGTCAGGCGCCGCCGGTACCGGGCGCGCCGGGCAGCGAAGACGAAAGCGTCACCTTTGGCGACTACGAGCTGTCGCTGGCGACCCGCGAGCTCAAGCGTGGCGACGAAGTGCATATGCTCACCACCGGTGAATTCGCCGTGCTCAAGGCGCTGGTGATGAACGCGCGTCAGCCGCTGACCCGCGACAAACTGATGAACTTGGCACGCGGTCGCGAATGGGACGCCCTGGAACGCTCCATCGACGTGCAGATTTCCCGTCTGCGCCGGATGATCGAGCCGGACCCGTCCAAACCTCGGTATATCCAGACTGTCTGGGGTGTGGGCTATGTGTTTGTGCCGGATGGCACCGCAACCAAGTGA
- a CDS encoding ATP-binding protein encodes MKTPLWFPQSFFSRTLWLVLIVVLFSKALTLVYLLMNEDVLVDRQYSHGVALTLRGYWAVDPENREKVAKASTLTRVDGAGVPEGEQHWPYSEIYQRQMQAELGEDTEVRLRMHVSPALWVRAPSLGDAWIKVPLYPHPLRGQKIWNVLGWFLAIGLLSTASAWIFVRQLNQPLKRLVFAARQLGQGRSVRLPVSDTPSEMTEVYGAFNQMAEDVEQAGRERELMLAGVSHDLRTPLTRLRLSLELMGNHSDLTDDMVRDIEDMDAILDQFLAFIRDGRDEVVEEVDLTDLVREVVAPYNQNGEQVRMRLEPIQPFALRRVSMKRLLNNLIGNALHHAGSDVEVAAYVSGDSAAPYVVLSVMDRGAGIDPDELEGIFNPFTRGDRARGGKGTGLGLAIVRRIASMHGGNVELRNREGGGLEARVRLPLGLMLPRDAV; translated from the coding sequence ATGAAAACCCCTCTGTGGTTCCCGCAAAGTTTCTTCTCCCGCACCCTTTGGCTGGTGCTGATCGTCGTGCTGTTTTCCAAGGCGCTGACACTGGTTTATCTGCTGATGAACGAAGACGTGCTGGTGGACCGGCAGTACAGCCACGGTGTCGCCCTGACACTGCGTGGTTACTGGGCTGTAGACCCTGAGAACCGCGAAAAGGTAGCCAAGGCCTCGACGTTGACCCGCGTTGACGGGGCTGGTGTACCCGAGGGTGAGCAGCATTGGCCCTACAGCGAGATCTACCAGCGCCAGATGCAGGCCGAACTGGGCGAGGACACCGAGGTGCGCTTGCGCATGCATGTTTCACCTGCGCTGTGGGTAAGGGCGCCGAGCCTTGGTGATGCCTGGATCAAGGTTCCGCTGTATCCGCACCCTTTGCGGGGGCAGAAGATCTGGAACGTGTTGGGTTGGTTCCTGGCCATCGGCTTGCTTTCCACCGCGTCGGCGTGGATTTTCGTTCGCCAGCTCAACCAACCGCTTAAGCGCCTGGTGTTTGCCGCCCGCCAATTGGGCCAGGGGCGCAGCGTGCGCCTGCCGGTCAGCGATACGCCCAGTGAAATGACCGAGGTGTATGGCGCCTTCAACCAGATGGCGGAGGATGTCGAACAGGCCGGGCGGGAGCGCGAGCTGATGCTGGCGGGGGTGTCCCATGACTTGCGCACGCCCTTGACGCGATTGCGCCTGTCCCTGGAGCTGATGGGCAACCATAGCGACCTCACCGACGACATGGTTCGCGACATCGAAGACATGGACGCGATTCTCGACCAGTTCCTGGCGTTTATCCGTGATGGTCGTGACGAGGTGGTGGAGGAAGTCGATCTCACGGACCTGGTGCGTGAGGTTGTGGCGCCCTACAACCAGAATGGCGAGCAAGTGCGCATGCGCCTTGAGCCGATCCAGCCGTTTGCGTTGCGTCGGGTGTCGATGAAGCGCCTGCTGAACAACCTGATCGGCAACGCTTTGCACCACGCCGGTTCGGATGTTGAAGTGGCTGCGTATGTGTCTGGCGACAGTGCTGCGCCGTACGTAGTGCTGAGTGTGATGGACCGGGGGGCGGGCATCGATCCGGACGAGCTGGAGGGTATCTTCAACCCCTTCACCCGTGGCGACCGTGCCCGGGGTGGCAAAGGGACCGGCTTGGGGCTGGCGATCGTGCGGCGGATTGCGTCGATGCACGGCGGCAATGTCGAGTTGCGTAACCGCGAAGGCGGTGGCCTTGAGGCGCGGGTACGCTTGCCGCTTGGGCTGATGCTGCCCAGAGATGCGGTATAG
- the rimK gene encoding 30S ribosomal protein S6--L-glutamate ligase: MKIAVLSRNPRLYSTRRLVEAGTERGHEMVVIDTLRAYMNIASHKPQIHYRGKPLEGFDAVIPRIGASVTFYGCAVLRQFEMMGVFPLNESVAIARSRDKLRSLQLLSRRGIGLPVTGFAHSPDDIPDLIEMVNGAPLVIKVLEGTQGIGVVLCETATAAESVIEAFMGLKQNIMVQEYIKEAGGADIRCFVVGDKVIAAMKRQAKPGEFRSNLHRGGSASLIKITPEERMTALRAAKVMGLAVAGVDILRSNHGPLVMEVNSSPGLEGIETTTGKDVAGIIIQHLEKNGGPNMTRTKGKG, encoded by the coding sequence ATGAAGATTGCTGTGCTGTCGCGAAACCCGCGTCTGTATTCCACCCGCCGCCTGGTCGAGGCCGGCACCGAACGTGGCCACGAAATGGTGGTGATCGACACGTTGCGTGCCTATATGAACATCGCCAGCCACAAGCCGCAGATCCATTACCGCGGTAAACCGCTGGAGGGGTTTGATGCGGTGATCCCGCGGATTGGCGCCTCGGTGACGTTCTATGGCTGCGCCGTGTTGCGCCAATTCGAAATGATGGGGGTTTTCCCCCTCAATGAATCCGTGGCCATTGCACGCTCGCGGGACAAATTACGCTCGTTGCAACTGCTCTCGCGGCGGGGCATCGGCCTGCCGGTCACCGGCTTTGCCCACTCCCCCGACGACATTCCCGACCTGATCGAAATGGTCAACGGCGCGCCGCTGGTGATCAAGGTGCTGGAAGGCACCCAGGGCATCGGTGTGGTGCTGTGTGAAACCGCGACCGCAGCGGAATCCGTGATCGAGGCATTCATGGGCCTCAAGCAGAACATCATGGTCCAGGAGTACATCAAGGAAGCCGGCGGTGCGGATATTCGCTGCTTCGTGGTGGGCGACAAGGTGATCGCAGCCATGAAGCGCCAGGCCAAGCCCGGAGAGTTCCGCTCCAACCTGCACCGTGGCGGCAGCGCCAGCCTGATCAAGATCACCCCGGAAGAACGCATGACCGCGCTGCGGGCGGCCAAGGTCATGGGGTTGGCAGTGGCGGGTGTGGATATCCTGCGCTCCAACCATGGGCCACTGGTAATGGAGGTGAACTCGTCGCCGGGCCTGGAAGGGATAGAGACCACCACTGGGAAGGATGTGGCGGGGATCATCATTCAACATCTGGAGAAGAATGGTGGACCGAATATGACCAGGACCAAGGGCAAGGGTTAG